In Exiguobacterium sibiricum 7-3, a genomic segment contains:
- a CDS encoding S8 family serine peptidase has product MKKKKIALMAAALMTSSSLVHAEGHVSSQKVDVQKPQALSLKKAGQEKSYSQNEKVRIVVELDQKAAIEHAQAQNKRYSTLSNTEKIILKNQIVNKQKEVKAAIAQKDISVSYKESFTTVLNGFSGEVKYGEIKELKKLSGIKNVHIAHEYARPEVEKGATPNMLHSKDMVNAKETWQDYGYKGEGTIVAVIDTGIDPTHKDMVLSPETKVDLTSSKVESFKSSKGLKGNYFTEKVPYGYNYADHDSEIRDLGAGASMHGMHVAGTVGANGDETNGGIKGVAPETQLLAMKVFGNDPGMPSTFSDIYIKAIDDAIALGADVINMSLGSTASFVQKDDPEQKAIVNAMNNGILCAISAGNSAFAGSGAGNPYASNPDVGVVGSPGLISESLQVASVENTQLTLEGMALTVDGQDAGYLAYQKQDSPNPIAVFDKEKMDVVYVGDGSEANYADKDVKDKVVFVVRNGGFNYAMIQAEAEKQGAAGVIVRGRVEHGDYVSMALNKPTIPLVSLSIADGNELEVKAKAGKALTVTFDGKAVSTPNPVAGEMSDFTSWGVTPNLDFKPEITAPGGKIYSTLNNNEYGVMSGTSMAAPHVAGGTALVMQRIDKDFKVSGATRVKLAKTILMNTSRPQLDSGKYNQEAKTGNYYSPRREGAGLMDLHAAMKTPVVVTETKSGEGKAALKQVGDKFSFTLDLKNYSNEKLTYKLAGTVQSDLAVQGQNFLEANGIFKKGTVDSVDANKGTFPISFTVGSKKASSVAINAKSTTKVNVTVDLKDTVDWANGAPLETIFENGYFVEGFVRLIDTKSKNPELTVPYVGFKGAWDKAPIVDAPLYDDNTFYGVTGLATEVKDNFNFLGTNAAGDVVKEKVSFSPNGDGSADEAFPVLSFLRNAKKVEYSILDRNKSTLRKLETQSDVIKNYYDGGSEDGFTPVTNAAWDGTVNGSKVKDGLYYYQVKSVVDYPNAKWQTALFPIYIDTKVPAATVKWDADKKAVSWTAGDQGTGIASFDILVDGKSVLEQPLAPSAKNYTLTDLPSRAKVTFVVSDYAGNSVKKNVNTSGVDKAVPSVQIDTPEALGLTTSQQVTVSGNVADESGVKSFKINGKAVKLRWDAVQQHYAFSHDITYTTDGVKSFKVEAYDGKGNRVAFSRQVIIDSERPTIRVTAPKTVSSKTKTAKMTIVLRDNYDELRFDLNGNAEYRRSFKEPYEMRAFKKTINKTVTLKKGQNVYNLKLKDLGGHVVEKKVVITKK; this is encoded by the coding sequence ATGAAGAAAAAGAAGATTGCTCTGATGGCAGCTGCCCTCATGACATCTTCCAGCCTAGTTCATGCTGAGGGACACGTGTCATCACAAAAAGTGGATGTACAAAAGCCACAAGCACTCTCACTGAAAAAAGCGGGTCAAGAAAAGTCATACAGTCAAAACGAAAAAGTACGGATTGTCGTCGAGCTCGATCAAAAAGCAGCGATTGAACATGCACAAGCACAAAATAAGCGTTACAGCACGTTAAGCAACACGGAAAAAATTATTCTTAAGAATCAAATCGTCAATAAACAAAAAGAAGTCAAAGCAGCGATTGCCCAAAAAGATATTTCTGTTTCGTATAAAGAAAGTTTCACAACTGTCTTGAACGGTTTCAGCGGCGAAGTCAAATACGGTGAAATCAAAGAGTTGAAGAAATTAAGCGGCATCAAAAATGTACATATTGCACACGAATATGCGCGTCCAGAAGTTGAAAAAGGCGCGACACCAAACATGTTGCACAGCAAAGACATGGTCAATGCGAAGGAAACATGGCAGGACTACGGCTATAAAGGTGAAGGAACAATCGTTGCCGTCATCGATACGGGAATTGACCCGACGCACAAGGACATGGTCCTTAGTCCGGAGACAAAAGTTGATTTGACGTCTTCAAAAGTCGAGAGCTTTAAATCGTCAAAAGGCTTAAAAGGAAACTACTTTACGGAAAAAGTCCCGTACGGTTATAACTACGCCGATCATGACAGCGAAATCCGTGACCTCGGAGCAGGCGCTTCGATGCACGGGATGCACGTTGCCGGTACGGTTGGTGCCAACGGCGATGAGACGAACGGTGGCATTAAAGGTGTTGCACCGGAAACACAACTGCTCGCAATGAAAGTCTTCGGCAATGATCCAGGTATGCCGTCGACATTCAGTGATATTTATATCAAAGCGATTGATGATGCGATTGCCCTCGGTGCAGACGTCATCAACATGAGTCTTGGTTCAACGGCATCCTTCGTTCAAAAAGATGATCCAGAACAAAAAGCGATCGTCAATGCGATGAACAACGGTATTTTATGTGCGATTTCAGCCGGTAACTCAGCTTTTGCCGGAAGCGGTGCCGGAAATCCATACGCGTCGAATCCGGATGTCGGTGTTGTCGGTTCACCTGGACTGATCAGCGAATCGCTTCAAGTCGCGTCTGTTGAAAACACGCAATTGACACTTGAAGGTATGGCATTGACGGTCGACGGGCAGGATGCCGGTTACCTGGCGTACCAAAAACAAGATTCACCGAACCCGATTGCGGTCTTTGATAAAGAAAAGATGGATGTCGTCTATGTCGGTGATGGCAGTGAAGCCAACTATGCCGATAAAGACGTCAAAGATAAAGTCGTCTTCGTCGTCCGTAACGGCGGTTTTAACTATGCGATGATTCAAGCGGAAGCCGAAAAACAAGGGGCAGCCGGTGTCATCGTCCGTGGTCGGGTCGAGCACGGGGACTATGTCAGCATGGCACTTAACAAACCGACGATTCCACTCGTCTCGTTAAGCATCGCAGACGGCAACGAGCTCGAAGTAAAAGCGAAAGCCGGTAAGGCACTGACAGTGACGTTTGACGGGAAAGCCGTCTCGACACCAAACCCGGTTGCCGGTGAAATGTCTGACTTCACATCATGGGGTGTGACGCCGAACCTAGACTTCAAACCGGAAATCACGGCACCAGGCGGAAAAATCTATTCGACGCTTAATAATAACGAGTATGGCGTCATGAGCGGGACATCGATGGCAGCACCACACGTCGCCGGTGGAACGGCACTCGTCATGCAACGGATTGATAAAGACTTCAAGGTCAGTGGCGCGACACGCGTTAAACTCGCGAAGACCATCTTGATGAACACATCACGTCCGCAGCTGGATTCAGGTAAGTACAATCAGGAAGCGAAGACTGGCAATTACTACTCACCACGTCGTGAGGGAGCCGGACTGATGGACTTGCATGCCGCCATGAAAACACCGGTCGTCGTAACGGAAACGAAGTCGGGTGAAGGAAAAGCAGCCTTGAAACAAGTCGGCGACAAGTTCAGCTTTACGCTCGACTTAAAGAACTACAGTAATGAAAAGTTAACGTATAAACTTGCCGGAACGGTTCAATCGGATCTTGCCGTCCAAGGTCAAAATTTCCTTGAAGCGAACGGAATCTTCAAAAAAGGAACAGTTGATTCGGTTGATGCCAACAAAGGGACGTTCCCGATTTCCTTTACGGTCGGCTCGAAGAAAGCAAGCTCGGTCGCGATCAACGCGAAGAGTACGACAAAAGTCAACGTTACGGTTGATTTAAAAGATACAGTCGATTGGGCAAACGGTGCACCGCTTGAAACCATCTTCGAAAACGGCTACTTCGTCGAAGGATTCGTCCGTCTGATCGATACGAAGAGCAAAAATCCTGAGTTGACAGTTCCGTACGTTGGTTTCAAAGGAGCATGGGACAAAGCACCAATTGTTGATGCACCACTCTACGATGACAACACGTTCTACGGCGTCACAGGTCTTGCGACAGAAGTGAAGGATAACTTCAACTTCCTCGGAACGAATGCTGCAGGCGACGTCGTTAAAGAAAAAGTCTCGTTCTCACCGAACGGTGACGGCAGTGCCGATGAGGCCTTCCCGGTCCTGTCGTTCTTACGGAACGCGAAAAAAGTCGAGTACTCGATTCTTGACCGCAATAAATCAACACTCCGTAAACTCGAAACGCAGTCAGACGTCATCAAAAACTATTACGATGGCGGATCGGAAGATGGTTTCACACCGGTGACGAATGCGGCATGGGATGGAACGGTCAACGGTTCAAAAGTCAAAGATGGTCTGTACTACTACCAGGTCAAATCGGTCGTCGATTATCCGAATGCGAAATGGCAGACGGCGTTATTCCCGATCTACATCGATACAAAAGTTCCGGCAGCAACCGTTAAATGGGATGCTGACAAAAAAGCAGTTTCCTGGACAGCCGGTGACCAAGGAACGGGTATCGCTTCATTCGATATCCTGGTCGATGGAAAAAGTGTATTGGAACAGCCGCTTGCGCCATCTGCTAAAAACTACACGTTGACGGATCTGCCGAGCCGAGCAAAAGTCACGTTCGTGGTATCAGATTACGCCGGCAACAGCGTGAAGAAAAACGTCAACACATCAGGTGTCGATAAAGCCGTTCCGAGTGTCCAGATCGATACACCGGAAGCACTGGGCTTAACGACATCACAACAAGTGACGGTTTCAGGAAACGTCGCGGATGAGTCTGGTGTCAAATCATTCAAAATCAACGGAAAAGCCGTTAAATTACGCTGGGATGCGGTTCAACAACACTATGCATTCAGCCATGACATCACGTATACGACAGATGGTGTGAAGTCGTTTAAAGTCGAAGCCTATGATGGAAAAGGCAATCGTGTTGCCTTCAGCCGTCAAGTCATCATCGACTCGGAGCGTCCGACAATCCGCGTGACAGCACCAAAAACGGTTTCAAGCAAAACGAAAACAGCCAAGATGACGATTGTCCTGCGCGATAACTACGATGAGTTACGCTTTGATCTGAATGGCAACGCCGAATACCGCCGTTCGTTCAAGGAGCCATACGAGATGCGCGCCTTTAAGAAAACGATCAACAAGACCGTTACCTTGAAAAAAGGTCAAAACGTCTACAACTTGAAATTAAAAGATCTAGGCGGCCATGTCGTCGAGAAGAAAGTCGTCATCACGAAGAAGTAA
- a CDS encoding FecCD family ABC transporter permease, with translation MSVSSARLPFGLKISFGLILFVIMFWLSMTFGAADTTIREVWNALTFGPLNDKAKIIQEIRLPRELAAILVGAALGISGAIMQAMTRNPLADPGLLGLTAGANAALALALVFIPGINYYGIMLACFLGAALGAALVFGIGASRKGGFSPLRIVLAGSAISAFLYAIAEGIGIYFKIAQDVSQWTSGGLVGTTWGQLQAITPVIIIGTLIAMIFARQLTILSLSEEVALGLGQNITRIKVVLYVVVILLAGAAVALVGNMAFIGLMIPHIVRAIVGTDYRYILPMTAVFGATFMLLADTIGRTLFAPYETPVIAIVSMLGLPFFLLIVRKGGHVFS, from the coding sequence ATATCCGTGTCATCCGCTCGACTACCTTTTGGCTTAAAAATTTCATTCGGACTCATTCTGTTCGTCATCATGTTTTGGCTATCGATGACGTTTGGTGCTGCTGATACGACGATCCGCGAAGTCTGGAACGCCTTGACGTTCGGTCCGCTTAACGATAAAGCAAAAATCATTCAGGAAATCCGGCTGCCGCGTGAACTGGCAGCGATTCTCGTCGGGGCCGCCCTCGGCATCTCCGGGGCGATCATGCAGGCAATGACCCGAAATCCGTTGGCGGATCCCGGTCTGCTCGGTCTAACAGCCGGTGCCAATGCGGCCCTTGCCCTGGCACTCGTCTTCATTCCCGGCATCAACTATTACGGCATCATGCTCGCCTGTTTCCTCGGGGCAGCACTTGGCGCAGCACTCGTCTTCGGCATCGGTGCTTCCCGAAAAGGCGGCTTTTCGCCGCTTCGGATCGTCCTTGCCGGCTCTGCGATTTCCGCCTTCCTGTATGCGATTGCTGAAGGGATCGGGATTTACTTTAAGATTGCCCAGGACGTCTCGCAATGGACGTCAGGCGGTCTCGTCGGCACGACCTGGGGACAGCTTCAAGCCATCACGCCGGTCATCATCATCGGTACATTGATTGCGATGATTTTCGCACGTCAATTGACGATTCTCAGCCTGTCGGAAGAAGTTGCACTTGGTCTTGGTCAAAACATCACCCGGATCAAAGTCGTGTTGTACGTCGTCGTCATCCTGCTTGCCGGTGCTGCCGTCGCCTTAGTCGGCAACATGGCCTTCATCGGATTGATGATTCCGCATATCGTCCGGGCGATCGTCGGGACCGATTACCGTTACATTCTGCCGATGACGGCTGTATTCGGAGCAACCTTCATGCTGCTTGCCGATACGATCGGCCGGACGCTGTTCGCACCGTACGAGACCCCGGTCATTGCGATTGTCTCGATGCTCGGACTGCCGTTCTTCTTGTTGATTGTCCGTAAAGGAGGTCACGTTTTCTCATGA
- the tatC gene encoding twin-arginine translocase subunit TatC: MAIDQEQSVTSHLDELRKRIIWSLIIVVVMFIAAFPLVRPLVRFLQADLKELGIGLNAFNVVDPLMLYLNLAFIIAIVLASPFWMYQLWAFIRPGLHDQEQKATLTYIPVTFFLFLAGVSFSYFWLLPFLLEVSTELGQELGIEQVIGVENYFSFLIRLTIPFGLLFQLPVVTMFLTRLGLVTPFFMRKNRKYAYFALFVIAALISPPDITSHLMISVPLFVLYEISIIISARTYKKVLILEQQAELERQADLMRELNK, from the coding sequence ATGGCGATCGATCAAGAACAGAGTGTGACATCGCACTTAGATGAACTGCGTAAGCGGATCATCTGGTCGCTCATCATCGTGGTAGTCATGTTTATCGCAGCCTTTCCGCTCGTCCGGCCGCTCGTCCGTTTCTTACAGGCCGACTTAAAGGAACTCGGAATCGGTTTAAATGCGTTTAACGTCGTTGATCCGCTGATGTTATATCTGAATCTTGCGTTCATCATCGCAATCGTCTTGGCGTCCCCGTTTTGGATGTACCAGCTTTGGGCGTTCATCCGTCCCGGTCTGCACGACCAAGAACAAAAAGCGACGTTGACGTACATTCCCGTGACGTTTTTCTTATTCCTCGCGGGCGTTTCGTTTTCTTATTTTTGGCTGTTGCCGTTTTTACTGGAAGTATCAACGGAACTCGGACAAGAGCTTGGGATTGAACAGGTCATCGGGGTCGAGAACTATTTCAGTTTCCTGATCCGGTTGACGATTCCGTTTGGTCTGTTGTTTCAGTTACCGGTCGTGACGATGTTTTTGACACGGCTCGGACTCGTGACGCCGTTCTTCATGCGGAAGAATCGGAAGTATGCGTATTTTGCGCTGTTCGTGATCGCGGCGTTGATCTCACCGCCCGACATCACATCGCATTTGATGATTTCTGTTCCGTTGTTCGTCCTGTATGAAATCAGTATCATCATCTCGGCACGGACGTATAAAAAAGTGCTGATTCTCGAGCAACAGGCGGAACTGGAACGACAGGCAGATCTGATGCGTGAGTTAAATAAGTAA
- a CDS encoding NAD(P)/FAD-dependent oxidoreductase, with amino-acid sequence MEQQELFDVTVIGGGPAGLYSTFYSGLRGMKTKLIEYQAELGGKIHVYPEKMIWDVGGQPPITGAKLMEQLVEQGLTFNPTVHLNEKIISITKDVFGNFVLEAESGTVHYSKTVIVAVGGGILNPQKLKIEGAERYEVSNLNYTVKSIERFKDKTVIISGGGNSAIDWANELEPVAKKVYVTYRKDCFTGHEAQVEQLVNSSAVCLLNTTIHKLVASDDHHRIASVELIDCATSETVALEIDEVIINHGYEQDAELLANCDLELQQVDDFYIAGTASSESSVPGLYAAGDILSHDGKVHLISGAFQDAANAVNRAKKFIEPEAPKVAMVSSHNEVFKKRNRELIQEMVNQNR; translated from the coding sequence ATGGAACAGCAGGAATTGTTCGATGTAACGGTAATTGGTGGAGGCCCGGCCGGGTTATACTCTACTTTCTATAGTGGACTACGCGGAATGAAGACGAAATTGATCGAATATCAGGCAGAACTGGGTGGAAAGATTCACGTCTATCCGGAGAAGATGATTTGGGACGTCGGGGGTCAGCCGCCCATTACCGGTGCAAAGCTGATGGAACAGCTGGTCGAACAAGGACTGACGTTTAATCCGACCGTTCATCTGAATGAAAAGATCATCTCGATCACGAAAGATGTGTTTGGCAATTTTGTGCTAGAGGCAGAATCGGGAACGGTCCACTATTCGAAGACGGTCATCGTTGCCGTCGGAGGCGGAATCCTCAACCCGCAGAAGCTGAAAATCGAAGGCGCTGAACGCTATGAAGTGTCGAACTTGAACTATACCGTCAAATCAATTGAACGGTTTAAGGATAAGACCGTCATTATTTCCGGCGGGGGTAACTCGGCAATCGATTGGGCGAACGAGCTCGAACCGGTCGCAAAAAAAGTTTACGTCACGTACCGGAAAGACTGCTTCACGGGGCACGAGGCGCAAGTTGAACAGCTCGTCAACAGCTCGGCTGTTTGTCTGCTCAATACGACGATCCATAAGCTGGTTGCGAGTGACGACCATCACCGGATTGCCTCGGTCGAACTGATCGATTGTGCAACAAGCGAGACGGTGGCGCTTGAGATTGACGAAGTCATCATCAACCACGGCTATGAGCAGGATGCAGAGTTGCTTGCGAACTGCGATCTTGAGTTGCAACAGGTCGATGATTTTTACATCGCCGGTACAGCATCAAGTGAGTCAAGTGTGCCCGGCCTTTACGCAGCCGGTGATATCCTGTCGCATGATGGCAAAGTTCATCTCATCTCCGGTGCATTCCAGGATGCAGCGAATGCTGTCAACCGGGCGAAGAAGTTTATTGAACCGGAGGCACCGAAAGTCGCGATGGTGTCGTCCCATAATGAAGTCTTTAAAAAACGGAATCGGGAATTGATTCAGGAAATGGTCAATCAAAATCGTTAA
- a CDS encoding ABC transporter ATP-binding protein — protein sequence MVRLATEEISIGYGDRTIVKDLTVQIPDRQITTIIGANGCGKSTLLKAMTRIIPHQSGRALLDGLDIAKESTKLLARKMAILPQTPESASGLTVAELVSYGRFPYQKGFGRLTKHDYEIIDWALEATDTTAFKHRPVDALSGGQRQRVWIAMALAQETDIIFLDEPTTYLDLAHQLEVLELLEQLNRTQGRTIVMVLHDLNQAARFADYIIAMKDGEVVKAGTCEEVISKDVLKDVFHIDAEIGRDPRTNKPMCVTYNLIKGD from the coding sequence ATGGTACGTCTAGCAACAGAAGAAATCAGCATCGGTTACGGAGATCGTACCATCGTCAAAGACTTGACGGTTCAGATTCCCGATCGACAAATCACGACGATCATCGGGGCGAACGGATGCGGCAAATCGACGTTACTGAAAGCGATGACCCGGATCATTCCCCATCAATCGGGACGCGCGTTACTTGATGGTCTCGATATCGCGAAGGAGAGTACGAAACTGCTTGCCCGGAAAATGGCTATCCTGCCGCAAACACCGGAAAGTGCAAGTGGTCTGACGGTCGCAGAGCTTGTCTCATACGGTCGCTTTCCCTATCAAAAAGGATTCGGGCGTCTGACGAAACATGATTACGAGATCATCGACTGGGCACTGGAAGCGACAGACACGACGGCATTCAAACATCGTCCGGTCGACGCTTTGTCCGGCGGTCAGCGGCAACGGGTCTGGATCGCGATGGCCCTCGCTCAGGAAACGGACATCATTTTCCTCGACGAACCGACGACCTATCTTGATCTCGCCCACCAGCTGGAAGTCCTCGAGCTGCTGGAACAGCTCAACCGGACGCAAGGCCGGACAATCGTGATGGTGTTACACGATTTGAATCAAGCGGCACGTTTCGCCGACTACATCATCGCCATGAAAGACGGTGAAGTCGTTAAAGCCGGAACGTGTGAGGAAGTCATCTCAAAAGACGTCCTGAAAGATGTATTCCATATCGATGCCGAAATCGGTCGTGATCCGCGCACGAATAAACCGATGTGCGTCACCTACAACTTAATTAAGGGAGATTGA
- a CDS encoding iron-hydroxamate ABC transporter substrate-binding protein translates to MKKLLLPVLLLLTLVIAACGNTEKKEETSSADTKKETITYKSENGDVEVPANPKRVVVLAGFAGNVMALDVPLVGVDSWSKSNPKFDLKNVKEVSEENVEKVIELNPDLIIGYNTTKNIDKFKKIAPTVTYTYGKVDYLTQHIEIGKLLNKEQEARDWVKDFKTRAADAGKEIKAKIGEDKTVSVIESFDKQLYVFGDNWGRGTEILYQEMKLKMPKKVTEMALKDGYYALSPEVLPEYAGDYLIFSKTAEADNSFTKTDTYKNIPAVKNNHVFEVDSKEFYFNDPLTLERQLEFFKKNFLGA, encoded by the coding sequence ATGAAAAAACTGCTATTACCGGTTCTTTTATTGTTAACGCTTGTGATTGCCGCCTGTGGCAACACGGAGAAAAAAGAAGAGACATCGTCCGCTGATACAAAAAAAGAAACGATTACCTATAAATCCGAAAACGGAGACGTCGAAGTACCGGCGAATCCGAAACGTGTCGTCGTCCTCGCCGGTTTTGCCGGAAACGTCATGGCGCTCGACGTCCCACTCGTCGGTGTCGACTCATGGTCTAAATCAAATCCGAAGTTTGATCTGAAAAACGTCAAAGAAGTTTCAGAAGAAAACGTCGAAAAAGTCATCGAACTCAATCCGGATCTCATCATCGGTTACAACACGACAAAAAACATCGATAAATTCAAAAAAATCGCACCGACCGTCACATACACATACGGAAAAGTCGACTATTTGACGCAACACATCGAAATCGGTAAATTACTCAACAAAGAGCAGGAAGCACGCGACTGGGTCAAAGACTTCAAAACACGTGCTGCGGACGCTGGAAAAGAAATCAAAGCCAAAATCGGTGAAGACAAAACGGTTTCCGTCATCGAAAGCTTCGACAAACAGCTGTACGTCTTCGGCGACAACTGGGGCCGCGGTACAGAAATCCTCTACCAAGAGATGAAATTGAAAATGCCTAAAAAAGTCACGGAAATGGCGTTAAAAGACGGCTATTACGCGTTATCACCTGAAGTTCTGCCGGAATATGCAGGCGACTATCTGATCTTCAGCAAAACAGCGGAAGCAGACAACTCGTTCACTAAAACGGACACGTACAAAAACATCCCTGCCGTTAAAAACAACCACGTCTTCGAAGTTGATTCAAAAGAGTTCTACTTCAACGATCCACTCACACTGGAACGTCAACTGGAGTTCTTCAAGAAAAATTTCCTTGGCGCGTAA
- a CDS encoding FecCD family ABC transporter permease, with amino-acid sequence MMETRLRNRQRLIFLLLSLLLLGTIVISIGLGPASVSYDRLLPTLFGQGSFKEDFVLFSLRLPRIIITLLAGMALALSGSILQGITRNELADPGIIGINTGAGVAVAIFFLYFPVDVGSFIYGLPVAAFLGALVTAVAIYALSYDRNRGLQPIRLILTGVGFSMALSGIMVILISSTKREKVDFIAKWLAGNIWGTDWTFVYALLPWLIVLIPFTLYKSNKLNLLALNEPVAIGVGVSIEKERIQLLLTAVALAASAVSVTGGISFIGLMAPHIARALVGPRHQWFLPIALLIGGFLLVLADTIGRNIADPDGVPAGIVVALIGAPYFIYLLLKK; translated from the coding sequence ATGATGGAAACCCGTTTACGCAACCGTCAACGCCTGATCTTTTTATTATTAAGTCTGTTATTGCTTGGAACGATTGTCATCAGTATCGGTCTGGGGCCTGCGTCCGTCTCGTACGATCGCCTGTTGCCGACCCTGTTCGGACAAGGATCGTTCAAAGAGGACTTCGTTCTGTTCTCGCTCCGTCTGCCACGAATTATCATTACATTACTTGCGGGAATGGCACTCGCCTTGTCCGGTTCGATTTTGCAAGGCATCACTCGTAATGAATTGGCGGACCCTGGAATCATCGGGATCAACACAGGAGCCGGTGTTGCGGTGGCGATTTTCTTCCTCTATTTCCCGGTTGATGTCGGCTCATTTATCTACGGATTACCGGTTGCTGCATTCTTAGGTGCTTTAGTGACGGCCGTAGCCATTTACGCGCTTTCTTACGACCGGAATCGCGGCTTGCAACCAATCCGGTTGATTTTGACCGGCGTCGGCTTTTCGATGGCGTTGTCCGGCATCATGGTCATTCTGATCTCGTCGACAAAACGCGAAAAGGTCGACTTCATTGCCAAATGGCTGGCCGGTAACATCTGGGGCACGGACTGGACGTTTGTCTATGCTCTGTTGCCGTGGCTGATCGTCCTGATTCCGTTTACACTCTATAAATCGAACAAGCTCAACCTGCTCGCCTTAAATGAACCGGTCGCAATTGGCGTCGGCGTATCGATTGAAAAGGAACGGATTCAACTGTTGCTGACGGCTGTCGCACTCGCTGCATCCGCCGTCTCTGTCACCGGTGGGATTTCCTTTATCGGTTTGATGGCGCCGCACATTGCCCGTGCGCTCGTCGGTCCTCGCCATCAATGGTTTTTACCGATTGCGCTGTTGATTGGCGGATTTTTGCTCGTCCTGGCCGATACAATAGGACGCAACATTGCCGATCCGGACGGCGTGCCTGCCGGTATCGTCGTTGCCCTTATTGGTGCCCCGTACTTTATCTATCTGTTGCTTAAAAAATAA
- a CDS encoding twin-arginine translocase TatA/TatE family subunit, with protein MENLIPLTLGIGPASIALIGVVALIIFGPKKLPELGRAAGQTLKEFKSATHGIMEDDKDKKDEMKEK; from the coding sequence ATGGAAAACTTAATCCCGTTAACACTTGGTATTGGACCGGCAAGCATCGCCTTGATCGGTGTCGTCGCCCTCATCATCTTCGGACCGAAGAAATTACCGGAACTCGGCCGCGCGGCCGGTCAAACGTTAAAAGAGTTCAAGAGTGCGACACATGGCATCATGGAAGATGATAAGGACAAAAAGGACGAAATGAAAGAGAAGTGA